One stretch of Streptomyces peucetius DNA includes these proteins:
- a CDS encoding response regulator transcription factor, which produces MPRVLLIEDDPSVREGVELGLRRRGHEVRTAATGEAGLAALSEFRPDLLLLDLMLPGMNGVQVCHRVRENSQLPIIMLTARGDDFDVVIGLEAGADDYIVKPARTEVIEARIRAVLRRIEEPGSGRPAVEFHGELAVDRAGLTVAKNGERLALAPSEMKLLLHLTAAPEQVFSRQQLLEHVWEHSYHGDARLVDACVRRLRNKIEDTPGSPRYIQTLRGFGYRFGPL; this is translated from the coding sequence ATGCCTCGCGTGCTCCTCATCGAAGACGACCCCTCCGTGCGCGAGGGCGTCGAACTCGGCCTGCGCCGCCGCGGCCACGAAGTGCGGACCGCCGCCACCGGTGAGGCCGGACTCGCCGCGCTGAGCGAGTTCCGTCCCGATCTGCTGCTGCTCGACCTGATGCTGCCCGGCATGAACGGCGTGCAGGTGTGCCACCGGGTACGCGAGAACAGCCAGCTGCCGATCATCATGCTCACCGCACGCGGCGACGACTTCGACGTCGTCATCGGCCTCGAGGCGGGTGCCGACGACTACATCGTCAAACCGGCCCGTACCGAGGTCATCGAGGCGCGCATCCGCGCCGTACTGCGCAGGATCGAGGAGCCCGGGAGCGGCCGGCCCGCCGTCGAGTTCCACGGCGAACTCGCCGTCGACCGGGCCGGGCTCACCGTCGCCAAGAACGGCGAACGCCTCGCCCTCGCGCCCTCCGAGATGAAACTCCTTCTGCACCTGACCGCCGCACCGGAGCAGGTCTTCAGCCGGCAGCAGCTGCTGGAGCACGTGTGGGAGCACAGCTACCACGGCGACGCACGGCTCGTCGACGCGTGCGTACGGCGGCTGCGCAACAAGATCGAGGACACTCCGGGCAGTCCGCGCTACATACAGACCCTGCGGGGCTTCGGTTACCGCTTCGGACCGCTGTGA
- a CDS encoding GNAT family N-acetyltransferase, whose translation MSISRRATPADAEELVRLRKVMADSVAGPNPDLSWQPAAVATLRDRLGDPAGSLTAYVVDRPAAGPGAGPAGLAACAVGTIEYRLGSPGNPEGTCGYVFSVATDEDMRRQGHSRACLEGLLGWFRERGVRRIDLRASPEGEPLYTSLGFVRTPDPAMRLRL comes from the coding sequence ATGAGCATCTCCCGCCGCGCCACCCCCGCCGACGCCGAAGAACTGGTCCGCCTGCGCAAGGTCATGGCGGATTCCGTCGCCGGGCCGAACCCCGACCTCAGCTGGCAGCCCGCCGCGGTGGCGACCTTGCGCGACCGTCTCGGGGACCCGGCCGGCAGTCTGACGGCGTACGTGGTCGACCGGCCGGCCGCAGGGCCCGGCGCCGGGCCCGCCGGGCTCGCCGCGTGTGCGGTCGGCACCATCGAGTACCGGCTCGGCAGCCCGGGGAACCCGGAGGGCACCTGCGGCTATGTGTTCAGCGTCGCCACGGACGAGGACATGCGCCGCCAAGGCCACTCGCGCGCGTGCCTGGAGGGACTGCTCGGCTGGTTCCGTGAGCGTGGCGTCCGCAGGATCGATCTGCGGGCCTCCCCGGAGGGCGAGCCGCTGTACACGTCCCTGGGCTTCGTCCGCACCCCCGACCCGGCGATGCGGCTGCGCCTCTAG
- the murJ gene encoding murein biosynthesis integral membrane protein MurJ: MAAGSVVSRATGFVRSAVVAAAIGVGAVADGYAVGNSVPTIVYMLLLGGALNAVFVPELVKAAKEHRDGGAAYTDRLLTVCVLALLVLTAGAVWAAPAIIDAYTDYPPGQTAMTVAFARYCLPQIFFLGLFTLLGQVLNARGRFGAMMWTPVLNNVVVVAVFGLYLATGDGGSLTAAETALLGWGTSAGIAVQALALLPSLRAARFRYHPRFDWRGSGLTRPLRNAGWLVLLVLTNQAAYWVTTRLATAAGLHAEADGVDGGAGFSAYNNAYLLWAVPHGIITVSLMTALMPRMSEAAADADTAGIRHDVSYALRNSAAAVVPAACVLFALAQPVMALVFQYGETDAEHVAVMAGTLMAFAPGLIAFSGQYVLSRTFYALSDTRTPFLLNLVIAGLNAGLSVTAYVLLPARWAVTGIAGAYSLALFAGWAVTALVLNRRLAARNARAPGVWRSATAAAQARLLLAAVPATLIGYAAARWAAPGGAAAAAAAGALVIAAVFVLLARPLRLTEVQALVGGATARLRRRS, translated from the coding sequence ATGGCCGCCGGGTCCGTCGTGTCGCGGGCGACGGGGTTCGTGCGGTCCGCAGTCGTCGCCGCCGCGATCGGGGTCGGCGCGGTTGCCGACGGGTACGCCGTCGGCAACTCCGTACCCACCATCGTCTACATGCTGCTGCTCGGCGGCGCGCTCAACGCCGTCTTCGTGCCCGAGCTCGTCAAGGCCGCCAAGGAGCACCGGGACGGCGGCGCCGCGTACACCGACCGGCTGCTCACCGTCTGCGTCCTCGCCCTGCTCGTGCTCACCGCCGGCGCGGTCTGGGCGGCGCCCGCGATCATCGACGCGTACACCGACTACCCGCCCGGGCAGACCGCCATGACGGTCGCGTTCGCCCGCTACTGCCTGCCGCAGATCTTCTTCCTCGGGCTGTTCACGCTGCTCGGCCAGGTACTCAACGCCCGGGGCCGGTTCGGCGCGATGATGTGGACTCCCGTCCTCAACAACGTCGTCGTCGTCGCCGTGTTCGGCCTCTACCTCGCCACCGGCGACGGCGGCTCGCTCACCGCCGCCGAGACCGCGCTGCTCGGCTGGGGCACCTCCGCCGGCATCGCCGTCCAGGCCCTCGCTCTGCTGCCCTCGCTGCGCGCGGCCCGCTTCCGCTACCACCCCCGCTTCGACTGGCGCGGCAGCGGCCTCACCCGCCCGCTGCGGAACGCCGGATGGCTGGTGCTGCTGGTGCTCACCAACCAGGCGGCGTACTGGGTGACGACCCGGCTCGCCACGGCGGCGGGCCTGCACGCCGAGGCGGACGGCGTCGACGGCGGCGCCGGCTTCAGCGCGTACAACAACGCCTATCTGCTGTGGGCCGTTCCGCACGGCATCATCACCGTGTCGCTGATGACCGCCCTGATGCCCCGGATGAGCGAGGCGGCCGCCGACGCCGACACCGCCGGGATACGGCACGACGTGTCGTACGCGCTGCGCAACAGCGCGGCGGCCGTCGTCCCGGCGGCGTGCGTGCTGTTCGCCCTCGCACAGCCGGTGATGGCGCTCGTCTTCCAGTACGGCGAGACGGACGCGGAACACGTCGCCGTCATGGCGGGCACGCTGATGGCCTTCGCGCCCGGACTGATCGCCTTCAGCGGGCAGTACGTCCTCTCCCGCACCTTCTACGCGCTGTCCGACACCCGCACCCCCTTCCTTCTCAACCTGGTGATCGCGGGCCTCAACGCGGGCCTGTCCGTCACCGCGTACGTGCTGCTGCCTGCGCGCTGGGCGGTGACGGGTATCGCCGGCGCGTACTCGCTGGCGCTCTTCGCGGGCTGGGCCGTCACCGCGCTCGTGCTGAACCGCCGCCTCGCGGCGCGGAACGCACGAGCACCCGGAGTGTGGCGTTCCGCCACGGCCGCCGCGCAGGCCCGGCTGCTGCTCGCCGCCGTCCCGGCGACGCTGATCGGGTACGCCGCCGCACGCTGGGCCGCGCCCGGCGGGGCCGCCGCGGCGGCCGCGGCCGGGGCACTGGTGATCGCCGCCGTCTTCGTGCTCCTCGCCCGGCCCCTGCGGCTCACCGAGGTGCAGGCCCTCGTCGGCGGCGCGACCGCTCGATTGCGCCGCCGTTCCTGA
- a CDS encoding lipid II:glycine glycyltransferase FemX: MSALLATADRGQERPPAVITAAAYRRFLESGDGAALGAGFLQCPSWAQVKDGWRGRLVGWGPDPEAGRLSGVALVLLRQLPGTRKYFAYLPEGPVADWADPAIDGWLGPLLRHLRAAGAFAVRIGPSPAYRRWSAARLKSAAGPGRRLADVLASEVDPLGTAVAERLRARGWQRCGGEEDGDAQPRHVFQVPLTGRTPDDLWSGLNQEWRRNVRRAKKSGVEVVVGSAAELPEFYRLLRITEERDGFRLGRSLEYYERQYAALNAEEHGRMKLYLARHGGEVLAAHTMIHVGRRVWYQTGASADHRREVRPSNLLQWRMLLDAHALGADVYDMRGVPSTLDPDDRPYGLLRWKLGTGGEVVETLGEWERPLDGTANHALYRAFQTYLARR; encoded by the coding sequence GTGTCTGCGCTGCTCGCGACGGCCGACCGCGGCCAGGAAAGACCGCCGGCGGTCATCACCGCTGCCGCCTACCGCCGGTTCCTCGAGTCCGGCGACGGTGCGGCACTCGGTGCCGGATTCCTGCAGTGTCCGTCCTGGGCGCAGGTCAAGGACGGCTGGCGCGGCCGGCTCGTCGGCTGGGGGCCGGACCCGGAGGCCGGAAGACTGTCGGGTGTCGCGCTGGTGCTGCTGCGGCAACTGCCGGGAACACGCAAGTACTTCGCCTACCTGCCGGAAGGGCCGGTCGCCGACTGGGCAGACCCGGCCATCGACGGCTGGCTCGGCCCGCTGCTGCGTCATCTGCGCGCGGCCGGGGCGTTCGCCGTACGGATCGGGCCCTCGCCCGCGTACCGCCGCTGGAGCGCGGCCCGGCTCAAGTCGGCGGCCGGGCCGGGGCGGCGGCTGGCGGACGTCCTCGCGAGCGAGGTGGACCCGCTGGGCACGGCCGTCGCCGAACGGCTGCGGGCCCGCGGCTGGCAGCGGTGCGGCGGCGAGGAGGACGGGGACGCGCAGCCGCGGCACGTCTTCCAGGTCCCGCTCACCGGCCGCACCCCGGACGACCTGTGGTCCGGGCTCAACCAGGAGTGGCGGCGCAATGTGCGGCGCGCGAAGAAGTCCGGGGTCGAGGTGGTGGTCGGCAGCGCGGCGGAACTGCCCGAGTTCTACCGGCTGCTGAGGATCACGGAGGAGCGCGACGGTTTCCGGCTGGGCCGGTCGCTGGAGTACTACGAGCGTCAGTACGCGGCGCTCAACGCCGAGGAACACGGCCGGATGAAGCTCTACCTCGCCCGCCACGGCGGCGAGGTCCTCGCCGCCCACACCATGATCCACGTGGGCCGCCGCGTCTGGTACCAGACGGGCGCCTCCGCCGACCACCGCCGCGAGGTCCGCCCCTCGAACCTGCTGCAGTGGCGCATGCTGCTCGACGCCCACGCGCTCGGCGCCGACGTCTACGACATGAGGGGAGTACCCTCCACCCTCGACCCCGACGACCGCCCGTACGGGCTGCTGCGCTGGAAGCTCGGCACCGGAGGCGAGGTCGTCGAGACGCTGGGGGAATGGGAGAGACCTTTGGACGGCACGGCCAACCACGCGCTGTACCGCGCGTTCCAGACGTATCTGGCACGCCGGTGA
- a CDS encoding aldo/keto reductase has product MSNSKIAQVRLGTEGPLVGVQGLGCMGMSEFYGDTDEAAARETLEVALAEGVTLFDTADVYGRGANEEFLAPFVRAHRDEITLATKFAIERTDDPHYRGVRNDPAYIRRAVEGSLRRLGVDVVDLYYMHRRDPAVPLAESVGAMAELVERGLVKHLGLSEVTGAELREAHAVHPIAALQSEWSLFSRDVERSAVGAAVELGVALVPYSPLGRGFLTGAFTDAAKDLSESDFRRYQPRFTGENARANAALLEPVHKIAAAHGATAAQVALAWVQQRAGVHGLTVVPIPGTRKVTRLRENLAATRVVLTDGELATLEPIAGRVAGDRYPDMSSTSTVRE; this is encoded by the coding sequence ATGAGCAACAGCAAGATCGCACAGGTGCGCCTCGGCACGGAAGGCCCGCTCGTCGGGGTACAGGGCCTCGGCTGCATGGGCATGAGCGAGTTCTACGGCGACACCGACGAGGCCGCGGCACGCGAGACGCTGGAGGTCGCGCTCGCGGAGGGCGTCACCCTCTTCGACACCGCCGACGTGTACGGGCGGGGCGCCAACGAGGAGTTCCTCGCGCCGTTCGTCCGAGCGCACCGGGACGAGATCACACTCGCCACCAAGTTCGCCATCGAGCGGACCGACGACCCGCACTACCGGGGTGTGCGCAACGACCCCGCGTACATCCGCCGGGCAGTGGAGGGCAGCCTGCGTCGGCTCGGCGTCGACGTCGTCGACCTCTACTACATGCACCGCCGCGACCCGGCCGTGCCCCTCGCCGAGTCCGTCGGCGCGATGGCGGAACTCGTCGAGCGAGGACTCGTCAAGCACCTGGGTCTGAGCGAGGTGACGGGCGCGGAACTGCGCGAGGCGCATGCCGTGCACCCCATCGCGGCCCTGCAGTCGGAGTGGTCCCTCTTCAGCCGCGACGTGGAACGCAGCGCGGTCGGCGCGGCGGTGGAACTAGGCGTCGCGCTGGTGCCGTACTCGCCGCTCGGCCGCGGCTTTTTGACGGGCGCGTTCACCGACGCGGCCAAGGACCTGTCCGAGAGCGACTTCCGCCGGTACCAGCCCCGCTTCACGGGCGAGAACGCCCGGGCGAACGCGGCGCTCCTGGAGCCCGTCCACAAGATCGCGGCAGCGCACGGCGCGACGGCGGCGCAGGTTGCCCTGGCGTGGGTCCAGCAGCGGGCCGGCGTCCACGGGCTGACGGTCGTCCCGATCCCGGGCACGCGGAAGGTGACGCGGCTGCGGGAGAATCTGGCGGCGACACGGGTCGTCCTGACGGACGGTGAGCTGGCGACGCTGGAGCCGATCGCGGGGCGGGTCGCGGGCGACCGCTACCCGGACATGTCGTCGACGTCGACGGTCCGCGAGTAG
- a CDS encoding MerR family transcriptional regulator, which translates to MTVIESSSARTDLCKAAPRAHPRPEGQDRYTISEVAAFTGLSAHTLRWYERIGLMPHVDRSHTGQRRFSNRDLDWLGFVGKLRLTGMPVADMVRYAELVREGEHTFEARAELLQRTRRDVLDRIAELQDTLAVLDHKIEFYADARRAPERA; encoded by the coding sequence ATGACGGTGATCGAGAGCAGTTCGGCCAGGACCGATCTCTGCAAGGCCGCTCCCCGCGCCCACCCGCGCCCCGAAGGACAGGACCGCTACACGATCAGCGAGGTCGCCGCCTTCACCGGGCTCAGCGCCCACACCCTGCGCTGGTACGAGCGGATCGGTCTGATGCCGCACGTCGACCGGTCGCACACCGGCCAGCGGCGGTTCAGCAACCGCGACCTCGACTGGCTCGGCTTCGTCGGCAAACTGCGGCTGACCGGGATGCCCGTCGCCGACATGGTCAGATACGCCGAGCTGGTCCGCGAGGGCGAGCACACCTTCGAGGCGCGCGCCGAACTGCTGCAGCGCACCCGGCGCGACGTGCTCGACCGGATCGCCGAACTCCAGGACACCCTCGCGGTGCTGGACCACAAGATCGAATTCTATGCGGACGCCCGCCGGGCGCCGGAGAGGGCCTGA
- a CDS encoding sensor histidine kinase, translating to MRLRGAAGERRRRPFGLRTRLVLAFLLVAAVSAGTTAALTFREARNAVLGTAQDTAVASFREQVQQLGLVLPVDPAQLPEALRGIARKGKPHPWYVYAEYGSVRVSSADQPTSTVITPELRRRAKSNPHGSFERVVKGGVPYLTIGMPVVFKVGANGVLPTGLVLFAVMPMSEERANVEALVAAARDGALPGLAVALVPALIAARSVLRPVRELRKAARSMGSGRLDARIQVRGSDELADLARTFNESAGELERSVDELRQAEARARRFASDVSHELRTPLAGMLAVTEVLDEDADRLDADTARAVRLISAETGKLAVLVEDLMEISRFDARAAELNTDEVDTAETIRKTLEHRRWTDLVGADLPDGIRARLDPRRFDIVVANLVGNALRHGDAPVTVRLRTAAAPDGTALLVTEVADRGPGIRPDVLPHIFDRFYKADAARTRSAGSGLGLAITLENVRLHGGTLRAANGPDGAGTVFTVEMPLRGLEATA from the coding sequence GTGAGGCTCCGCGGGGCCGCCGGCGAGCGGCGCCGCCGTCCCTTCGGGCTGCGCACCCGGCTCGTCCTCGCGTTCCTGCTGGTGGCCGCCGTCAGTGCCGGCACGACCGCCGCGCTCACGTTCCGCGAGGCCCGCAACGCGGTCCTCGGCACTGCGCAGGACACCGCTGTCGCCTCGTTCCGTGAGCAGGTGCAGCAGCTCGGGCTCGTCCTGCCCGTGGATCCGGCCCAACTGCCGGAGGCGCTGCGCGGCATCGCCCGCAAGGGCAAACCGCACCCGTGGTACGTCTACGCCGAGTACGGCTCGGTTCGCGTCTCCTCCGCGGACCAGCCCACCTCCACCGTGATCACGCCCGAACTGCGCCGCCGGGCCAAGTCGAATCCGCACGGCAGTTTCGAGCGGGTCGTCAAGGGCGGAGTGCCGTACCTGACCATCGGTATGCCCGTCGTGTTCAAGGTCGGTGCGAACGGAGTCCTGCCGACCGGGCTCGTCCTGTTCGCGGTGATGCCGATGTCAGAGGAGCGGGCGAACGTCGAGGCGCTGGTCGCCGCCGCCAGGGACGGCGCCCTGCCCGGCCTCGCCGTCGCGCTGGTGCCGGCCCTGATCGCCGCGCGCAGCGTGCTGCGTCCGGTCCGCGAGCTGCGCAAGGCCGCCCGCTCCATGGGCAGCGGCCGGCTCGACGCCCGTATCCAGGTCAGAGGAAGTGACGAACTCGCCGACCTCGCCCGTACGTTCAACGAGTCGGCCGGCGAGCTCGAGCGTTCCGTGGACGAGCTCCGGCAGGCGGAGGCGCGCGCCCGCCGCTTCGCGTCCGACGTCTCGCACGAACTGCGCACCCCGCTCGCCGGGATGCTCGCCGTCACGGAGGTCCTCGACGAGGACGCGGACCGCCTCGACGCCGACACCGCGCGTGCGGTCCGGCTGATCAGCGCGGAGACCGGCAAGCTCGCGGTGCTCGTGGAGGACCTGATGGAGATCTCCCGCTTCGACGCACGTGCCGCCGAACTCAACACCGACGAGGTCGACACGGCGGAGACCATACGCAAGACGCTGGAGCACCGGCGCTGGACCGACCTGGTCGGCGCCGACCTGCCGGACGGCATCCGGGCCCGCCTCGACCCGCGCCGCTTCGACATCGTCGTCGCCAACCTGGTGGGCAACGCGCTGCGGCACGGCGACGCGCCCGTCACCGTACGGCTGCGCACCGCCGCCGCGCCGGACGGGACGGCCCTGCTGGTGACCGAGGTCGCCGACCGCGGGCCCGGCATCCGGCCCGACGTGCTCCCGCACATCTTCGACCGCTTCTACAAGGCCGACGCGGCCCGCACCCGATCGGCCGGCAGCGGCCTGGGGCTGGCCATCACCCTGGAGAACGTCCGGCTGCACGGCGGCACCCTCCGCGCCGCGAACGGCCCCGACGGCGCCGGCACGGTCTTCACCGTCGAGATGCCCCTGCGCGGGTTGGAGGCGACGGCATGA
- a CDS encoding hyaluronoglucosaminidase: MSVSRRLFLGGFTAGAVTVAAGAAATPAAAAEGPTTTFDGPVVAESFRTESTVNSAFFKTTSTTEHAVTAYQAATSGSGVALNVTSKNPGDSAMYLSGTEKAHGTLKISHTGHADGSDAKASALSIDLLTAGTAAQGIFLKAGNGPTTGNLICLRNNARDDFVVKGSGRVGIGMGVGSNPWSQLHVVQQPGTDSALMVEGLVRVVDVASAPVGVDSRGGGVLYAENGALKWRGSDNTVTTIAPA, from the coding sequence ATGTCCGTGTCACGGAGGTTGTTCCTGGGAGGGTTCACCGCGGGGGCGGTGACCGTGGCGGCGGGCGCCGCCGCGACGCCGGCGGCGGCCGCGGAGGGCCCGACCACGACGTTCGACGGGCCGGTGGTGGCGGAGAGCTTCAGGACGGAGTCCACCGTCAATTCCGCCTTCTTCAAGACGACGTCGACGACCGAGCACGCGGTGACGGCCTACCAGGCGGCGACGTCCGGCAGCGGTGTGGCCCTGAACGTCACATCGAAGAACCCGGGTGACTCGGCCATGTATCTGAGTGGCACGGAGAAGGCGCACGGCACGCTGAAGATCTCGCACACGGGGCACGCGGACGGCTCGGACGCAAAGGCGTCCGCTCTCTCGATCGACCTGCTGACGGCGGGGACGGCCGCCCAGGGCATCTTCCTGAAGGCGGGCAACGGCCCCACCACCGGCAACCTCATCTGCCTGCGCAACAACGCGCGTGACGACTTCGTCGTCAAAGGCAGCGGGCGGGTCGGCATCGGCATGGGCGTGGGGAGCAACCCCTGGTCGCAGCTCCACGTCGTCCAGCAGCCGGGCACCGACTCCGCGTTGATGGTCGAGGGACTGGTACGGGTCGTGGACGTGGCGTCCGCGCCCGTGGGCGTCGACTCGCGCGGCGGCGGCGTGCTGTACGCCGAGAACGGTGCCCTGAAGTGGCGCGGCTCCGACAACACGGTCACCACCATCGCTCCCGCCTGA
- a CDS encoding serine hydrolase domain-containing protein translates to MQSLALIENWPVPTAAAAVVRADGTVAGSYGPADHRFPLASVTKPLAAYAALVAYEEGAVELDEPAGPEGSTVRHLLAHTSGLAFDEHRATAAPGTRRLYSNAGFEVLGDHIAKATDIPFAEYLHQAVLEPLGMTATTLDGSPAKDGVSTVADLVRFAAEVQAPRLLDGRTVLDAMSVVHPGLSGILPGYGNQKPNDWGLGFEIRDSKSPHWTGASSSPRTFGHFGQSGTFLWIDPDARAACVALTDRDFGPWAIEAWPRFTDAVLAELRG, encoded by the coding sequence ATGCAGAGCCTGGCGTTGATCGAGAACTGGCCGGTACCGACCGCGGCGGCCGCCGTCGTACGAGCGGACGGCACGGTCGCCGGTTCGTACGGCCCGGCGGATCACCGCTTCCCCCTGGCCTCCGTCACCAAGCCGCTCGCCGCCTACGCGGCGCTCGTCGCGTACGAGGAGGGGGCCGTCGAGCTGGACGAACCGGCGGGGCCGGAGGGCTCCACGGTGCGGCACCTGCTCGCCCACACCTCCGGTCTGGCCTTCGACGAGCACCGCGCCACGGCGGCGCCGGGCACCCGCCGGCTGTACTCGAACGCGGGCTTCGAGGTGCTCGGCGACCACATCGCCAAGGCGACCGACATCCCGTTCGCCGAATATCTCCACCAGGCCGTGCTGGAGCCGCTCGGCATGACCGCGACGACGCTCGACGGCTCCCCCGCCAAGGACGGCGTCTCGACGGTCGCCGATCTGGTCCGCTTCGCCGCCGAGGTGCAGGCGCCGCGGCTGCTGGACGGGCGTACGGTCCTCGACGCGATGTCCGTCGTGCACCCGGGCCTGTCCGGGATACTGCCGGGCTACGGCAACCAGAAGCCCAACGACTGGGGCCTCGGCTTCGAGATCCGCGACTCCAAGTCGCCGCACTGGACGGGTGCTTCGTCCTCACCCCGCACGTTCGGCCACTTCGGCCAGTCGGGCACCTTCCTGTGGATCGACCCGGACGCCCGTGCCGCGTGCGTGGCGCTCACCGACCGGGACTTCGGCCCGTGGGCGATCGAGGCGTGGCCGCGGTTCACGGACGCGGTGCTGGCGGAGCTGCGCGGCTAG
- a CDS encoding ATP-binding protein yields the protein MPSADAAEPALTELVANVVGHVPGRHCRTLIEFRPAGVRVEVSDGHPVLPRMPDRDELADGGRGLLLMDAVTDAWCGEARPGGQGKTVWFECRSKTEDGS from the coding sequence GTGCCGAGCGCCGACGCCGCCGAGCCGGCGCTGACCGAGCTGGTCGCGAACGTCGTGGGGCATGTGCCCGGCCGCCACTGCCGCACGCTGATCGAGTTCCGGCCCGCAGGTGTACGGGTGGAGGTGTCGGACGGCCACCCGGTCCTTCCGCGAATGCCTGACCGCGACGAACTGGCCGACGGCGGTCGTGGGTTGCTGCTAATGGACGCGGTCACCGACGCGTGGTGTGGGGAGGCGCGCCCCGGCGGACAGGGCAAGACCGTGTGGTTCGAGTGCCGGTCCAAGACCGAGGACGGCTCGTGA
- a CDS encoding L,D-transpeptidase — protein MSHIRVRIAAVAVLLAPLAACSSGTGAGGRAPEADAGTRAAEDRPATVTVSPKGKGVRAGEPVKVTATGGTITSVTVTDADGRTLAGKVAAGGTSWVSERRAVPGTSYTVTALTTTKAGTNSTTSSAFTTAEADKVNKVDWRPGANSVVGIAQPVSLVFDHPVTDKAAVERQLKLTTSNGTEGAWAWLEDYSGRDRIDWRPKEYWKPGTKVTLDAELNGTDSGDGGWFVRDYSTTFTVGTAQVVEVDLDRKQLTLERDGRAVRTIPVSGGTPGGDKRSWRGTAVLMAKEGTINMNSETVGLGDAYDKMVDKSMRLTWSGMYAHAAPWNDKWFGRANMSSGCIGMSDANAAWFYDQVRPGDPFEIKGKDTKGVVAPGNGFGAWNVPWADWQAKSALR, from the coding sequence TTGAGCCACATACGTGTGCGCATCGCGGCGGTCGCGGTGCTGCTGGCGCCGCTCGCCGCCTGTTCGTCCGGAACCGGCGCCGGAGGCCGGGCGCCGGAGGCGGACGCGGGGACGCGTGCGGCGGAGGACCGCCCCGCGACCGTGACCGTGTCGCCGAAGGGCAAGGGCGTACGGGCCGGCGAACCGGTCAAGGTCACCGCGACCGGCGGCACGATCACCTCGGTCACCGTCACGGACGCCGATGGCCGCACCCTCGCGGGCAAGGTCGCTGCCGGCGGGACGAGTTGGGTCTCGGAGCGCAGGGCGGTCCCCGGCACCTCGTACACGGTCACGGCGCTGACGACCACGAAGGCCGGCACCAACAGCACCACGAGTTCCGCGTTCACCACCGCCGAGGCCGACAAGGTCAACAAGGTCGACTGGCGGCCCGGCGCGAACTCGGTCGTCGGCATCGCCCAGCCCGTCTCCCTGGTCTTCGACCACCCGGTCACCGACAAGGCCGCCGTCGAGCGGCAGTTGAAGCTCACCACCTCGAACGGCACCGAGGGGGCGTGGGCCTGGCTGGAGGACTATTCCGGCCGCGACAGGATCGACTGGCGGCCCAAGGAGTACTGGAAGCCCGGCACGAAGGTCACCCTCGACGCCGAGCTGAACGGCACCGACTCGGGCGACGGGGGCTGGTTCGTCCGCGACTACTCGACCACGTTCACGGTCGGCACGGCTCAGGTCGTCGAGGTCGACCTCGACCGCAAGCAGCTCACCCTGGAACGTGACGGGCGGGCGGTCCGTACGATCCCGGTCTCCGGCGGCACCCCCGGCGGCGACAAGCGCTCCTGGCGCGGCACGGCGGTGCTGATGGCCAAGGAGGGCACGATCAACATGAACTCCGAGACCGTCGGCCTCGGCGACGCCTACGACAAGATGGTCGACAAGTCGATGCGGCTGACCTGGTCGGGGATGTACGCGCACGCCGCGCCGTGGAACGACAAGTGGTTCGGCAGGGCCAACATGAGCTCCGGCTGCATCGGCATGAGCGACGCGAACGCCGCCTGGTTCTACGACCAGGTGCGTCCCGGCGACCCGTTCGAGATCAAGGGCAAGGACACCAAGGGCGTCGTCGCGCCGGGCAACGGCTTCGGAGCGTGGAACGTCCCGTGGGCGGACTGGCAGGCCAAGAGCGCGCTGCGCTGA